The following coding sequences lie in one Arachis ipaensis cultivar K30076 chromosome B05, Araip1.1, whole genome shotgun sequence genomic window:
- the LOC107641897 gene encoding glutathione S-transferase zeta class-like isoform X2 has protein sequence MSSYSFRVRFALNLKGLKYHYVVVTASSKSDPEFLKLNPLALIPVLVDGNFVLAEYLAIIMYLDDKYPQYPLLPHDIPKRALNFQVAHIVLQNNAIEKKVGPHEKLPWAQSVIRKGFTALEKLLKDHAGRYANGDEIFLSSICSARSLGGF, from the exons ATGAGCTCCTACTCCTTCCGAGTTCGATTCGCTCTCAACCTCAAAG GCTTAAAATACCACTACGTAGTTGTCACCGCCTCCTCCAAATCTGACCCTG AGTTCCTCAAGTTGAATCCTCTTGCTTTAATTCCCGTTCTGGTGGATGGCAATTTTGTTCTTGCTGAATATTTAGCCATTATTATG TATTTAGACGATAAGTATCCTCAATACCCTTTGCTGCCTCATGACATTCCCAAAAGAGCACTCAATTTTCAG GTTGCACATATTGTTTTGCAGAATAACGCCATTGAGAAAAAGGTTGGCCCTCATGAAAAACTTCCTTGGGCACAAAGTGTCATTAGAAAGGGCTTCACAG CACTTGAAAAGCTACTGAAAGATCACGCAGGGAGATATGCCAATGGAGATGAAATTTTCCTA TCTTCAATATGTAGTGCAAGATCACTTGGAGGATTTTAA
- the LOC107641897 gene encoding glutathione S-transferase zeta class-like isoform X1 translates to MSSYSFRVRFALNLKGLKYHYVVVTASSKSDPEFLKLNPLALIPVLVDGNFVLAEYLAIIMYLDDKYPQYPLLPHDIPKRALNFQVAHIVLQNNAIEKKVGPHEKLPWAQSVIRKGFTALEKLLKDHAGRYANGDEIFLCKITWRILIGVAVEYVIREPIPEPRWE, encoded by the exons ATGAGCTCCTACTCCTTCCGAGTTCGATTCGCTCTCAACCTCAAAG GCTTAAAATACCACTACGTAGTTGTCACCGCCTCCTCCAAATCTGACCCTG AGTTCCTCAAGTTGAATCCTCTTGCTTTAATTCCCGTTCTGGTGGATGGCAATTTTGTTCTTGCTGAATATTTAGCCATTATTATG TATTTAGACGATAAGTATCCTCAATACCCTTTGCTGCCTCATGACATTCCCAAAAGAGCACTCAATTTTCAG GTTGCACATATTGTTTTGCAGAATAACGCCATTGAGAAAAAGGTTGGCCCTCATGAAAAACTTCCTTGGGCACAAAGTGTCATTAGAAAGGGCTTCACAG CACTTGAAAAGCTACTGAAAGATCACGCAGGGAGATATGCCAATGGAGATGAAATTTTCCTA TGCAAGATCACTTGGAGGATTTTAATTGGTGTTGCCGTGGAATATGTAATCCGAGAGCCCATTCCAGAG CCCCGCTGGGAATGA